The following are from one region of the Marinomonas sp. CT5 genome:
- the dprA gene encoding DNA-processing protein DprA, with the protein MPTSNTSGLSKNDWLCLSFLSGIGPSRLSRLYTYLSQLDASSLDLDTDTLTLFDDPQPNKVEHSKIITYDLLIALKWPEVTARQAMDYFSDGILTEEQTTKRDEALAWLEDTDHHLVLRDDEYYPDELKEITVPPAFLYVEGRPEVLALPKIGIVGARKCSRYGRDATFQFAEQLSARGICVVSGGAMGIDTAAHQGALHNQTTPTIAVMGTGLFHRYPNHNRQMFEDILEQSGALISEYPLSTSPRPHLFPPRNRIISGLSMGVLVSEASVKSGSLISASYAIQQNREVFALPGRLSDPQSEGCHQLIRQGATLVRHVDDILAECTKSPSAPIKNAMAGKKRVSSSRSQPTDSAPIFASNSFHSLPDSTSEDAKAITVILEQEGQAMDFDALIRHSNMEAGLMMQVLMELELYGCVENREGLYCRC; encoded by the coding sequence ATGCCTACCTCTAACACCTCAGGTCTGTCAAAAAACGATTGGTTATGTTTAAGTTTCTTATCAGGTATTGGCCCATCTCGACTCTCGCGTCTTTATACTTACCTTAGTCAACTTGATGCATCATCTTTAGATTTAGATACGGACACCTTAACCTTGTTTGATGATCCACAGCCGAATAAGGTAGAGCATTCTAAAATAATCACCTACGATTTATTGATCGCATTGAAATGGCCTGAAGTGACTGCTCGCCAAGCCATGGATTATTTTTCTGATGGCATTTTGACCGAAGAACAAACCACTAAGCGTGACGAGGCGTTAGCTTGGCTAGAAGACACCGACCATCATTTAGTACTGCGCGACGACGAGTACTATCCTGACGAATTAAAAGAGATTACCGTGCCGCCCGCTTTTCTGTATGTAGAAGGACGGCCAGAGGTCTTGGCTTTGCCTAAAATAGGTATCGTTGGGGCAAGAAAATGCAGTCGGTATGGTCGTGATGCCACGTTTCAATTTGCCGAACAGTTATCCGCTCGTGGGATATGCGTTGTTAGTGGTGGCGCTATGGGAATTGATACAGCCGCACACCAAGGTGCTTTACATAATCAAACAACCCCCACTATCGCCGTTATGGGTACGGGTTTGTTTCATCGCTATCCAAATCATAATCGTCAGATGTTTGAGGATATTTTAGAGCAAAGTGGTGCCCTAATTAGTGAATACCCACTATCAACCAGCCCGCGACCACACCTTTTTCCTCCTAGGAATCGAATTATTAGCGGACTTAGTATGGGCGTGCTGGTCTCAGAAGCCTCGGTAAAAAGTGGCTCATTAATCAGCGCCAGTTATGCTATTCAACAAAATCGCGAAGTATTCGCGTTACCTGGTCGTTTGAGTGATCCCCAATCTGAAGGCTGCCATCAGCTTATTCGCCAAGGTGCCACCTTGGTCCGACATGTTGACGACATCTTAGCTGAGTGTACAAAGTCTCCCTCTGCACCTATAAAGAACGCAATGGCAGGCAAAAAGCGTGTGTCCAGCAGCAGGAGCCAACCGACGGACAGCGCCCCTATTTTTGCCTCAAACTCGTTTCACTCTTTACCGGATTCCACATCAGAGGATGCCAAAGCCATTACGGTTATTTTGGAGCAAGAAGGTCAAGCCATGGATTTTGATGCTTTGATTCGCCACAGCAATATGGAAGCTGGGTTAATGATGCAGGTATTAATGGAATTGGAATTGTACGGCTGTGTGGAGAATCGAGAAGGTCTTTATTGTCGTTGTTGA
- a CDS encoding S4 domain-containing protein, producing MSKPEKQSAPQAVRLDKWLWAARFFKTRSLCKDAIDGGKVTYNGSKGKASRNVEIGALIGIRLGWDEKIVEIKAISGQRRGAPEAQLLYEETPESIAKRERRALENKSYGGRIMSDHKPNKKERRDIKQLKKDIFSDN from the coding sequence ATGAGTAAACCAGAAAAGCAGTCGGCACCACAAGCCGTTCGTTTAGATAAGTGGCTTTGGGCCGCACGTTTTTTTAAAACTCGCTCACTTTGTAAAGACGCCATTGATGGTGGCAAGGTGACGTATAACGGCAGTAAGGGTAAAGCCAGTCGAAATGTGGAAATTGGCGCCTTAATTGGTATCCGCCTTGGCTGGGATGAAAAGATTGTTGAAATTAAAGCCATAAGCGGACAACGCCGTGGTGCGCCAGAAGCACAGCTTCTTTATGAAGAGACACCCGAGTCCATTGCGAAACGAGAAAGACGCGCGCTAGAAAACAAATCTTATGGTGGCCGTATTATGTCCGACCACAAACCGAACAAAAAAGAGCGCCGTGATATTAAACAACTGAAGAAAGATATTTTTAGCGACAACTAA
- the cysQ gene encoding 3'(2'),5'-bisphosphate nucleotidase CysQ has product MQDVSNHPIFQALQKIIHDAADVIMDIYQRADLGIEQKMDDSPVTAADLAAHKVILAGLQALTPDIPILSEEGVVAFGERSKWPMLWIVDPLDGTKEFIKRNGEFSINIALVENGAPILGVVYLPTTTEGYFGVTQSWKNLPVGAFKWQGDEYESINVREPREPIIAMTSRSHGPALPASLKNKLKETYEQVRELPKGSSIKGCRIAEGIADLHLRRGPTSEWDTAAQQAIIEAAGGMLVTPDGKPFRYNQRETLLNGHFFVSGAELAPYVMNWYLENEGEE; this is encoded by the coding sequence ATGCAGGACGTTAGTAATCACCCAATTTTCCAAGCTCTTCAAAAAATAATACACGATGCTGCCGATGTGATCATGGATATTTATCAACGTGCCGATTTGGGCATCGAGCAAAAGATGGACGACAGCCCAGTGACGGCGGCCGACCTTGCTGCACACAAAGTGATTCTAGCAGGTTTGCAAGCACTTACACCCGATATTCCTATCTTATCCGAAGAAGGCGTGGTGGCGTTTGGAGAGCGTTCTAAGTGGCCCATGTTGTGGATCGTTGATCCGCTGGATGGCACGAAAGAGTTTATTAAGCGTAATGGCGAATTCAGTATTAATATCGCCTTGGTTGAAAACGGCGCACCGATTCTTGGTGTGGTGTATTTGCCGACGACAACCGAAGGCTATTTTGGCGTGACTCAGTCATGGAAAAATTTACCTGTAGGCGCGTTCAAATGGCAGGGTGATGAATACGAAAGCATCAATGTACGTGAACCAAGAGAGCCTATTATTGCCATGACAAGTCGTAGTCACGGCCCTGCTCTTCCTGCGTCATTAAAAAACAAATTGAAAGAAACCTATGAGCAAGTTAGAGAGCTACCAAAAGGCAGCTCAATAAAAGGTTGTCGAATTGCGGAAGGGATTGCGGATTTGCATCTGCGTCGAGGCCCAACAAGCGAATGGGATACCGCCGCTCAGCAAGCCATCATCGAAGCCGCTGGTGGCATGCTCGTCACACCGGATGGCAAACCATTTCGTTACAACCAAAGAGAAACCCTACTCAACGGTCACTTCTTTGTGTCCGGGGCTGAGCTCGCTCCATATGTAATGAACTGGTACCTAGAAAACGAGGGAGAAGAGTAA
- a CDS encoding TetR/AcrR family transcriptional regulator: MSYTPRHKEQTRQRILQAAAKLFCSNGFDRVTLTQIMQKANMTHGAFYAHFSGKSSLYEAAMQFATSNGFWARHDKQTENNETHLKALVTRYLSWSRNDTEHPSPLEFLVTDAAHKEEKVRQAYQACFDSLVERLAGILKKRGSQEAEALAEETVVSLVGTVAIARSFDKPQQSDFLKRAQERIVDRLNSGLKNGEPVEG, encoded by the coding sequence ATGTCTTATACCCCAAGACACAAAGAACAAACCAGACAACGAATATTACAAGCCGCCGCGAAACTGTTTTGTTCAAACGGCTTTGATCGCGTCACACTGACCCAAATCATGCAAAAGGCCAACATGACACACGGCGCCTTTTATGCGCATTTTTCCGGTAAGAGCAGCCTGTATGAAGCAGCTATGCAGTTCGCCACATCCAATGGTTTTTGGGCGCGACATGATAAGCAAACCGAAAACAATGAAACCCACCTGAAAGCGTTAGTGACTCGATATTTAAGTTGGAGCCGTAACGACACAGAGCATCCATCACCACTGGAGTTTTTGGTTACCGATGCCGCGCACAAAGAAGAGAAAGTTCGCCAAGCCTATCAAGCCTGTTTTGATAGCCTAGTTGAACGCCTCGCTGGGATTCTGAAAAAGCGTGGTAGCCAAGAAGCGGAAGCACTGGCAGAAGAGACTGTTGTTTCATTAGTGGGCACCGTCGCCATTGCACGATCTTTTGACAAACCGCAGCAAAGTGATTTTTTAAAACGTGCTCAAGAACGCATTGTAGATAGGCTGAATAGCGGATTAAAGAATGGCGAACCAGTGGAAGGCTGA
- the fabF gene encoding beta-ketoacyl-ACP synthase II, which translates to MSRKERIVITGMGLVSPLGLGVTSVWDRLVRGESGVRLLPTTLSDGLNTLIAGQVPSHTEQTNGLNESEYLSPKDRKRVDLFTLFALAAAEEALTQADWHPTSVDDQEATATIIATGIGGLPTITQAHTTLVEQGARRLSPFTVPAFLANLAAGNVSIKHGFKGPIGTPVTACAAGVQAIGDAMRLLRTGEAKVALAGGTEACIDPLSLAGFGALKALSTRNDDPEKASRPFDKGRDGFVMGEGAGLVVLETLEHALARGATPLVEVVGYGTSGDAYHLTSGPENGEGAARAMQTALTMAGISAEQIGYVNAHATSTPVGDRGEINALRRVFGEKVTEVAISSTKSATGHLLGAAGGVETIFSAQALITGVLPPTLNLENPEDEMADLDLIPLVSREKKVDYVLCNGFGFGGVNAALILKRFTAKE; encoded by the coding sequence ATGTCGCGTAAAGAACGTATTGTTATTACAGGTATGGGCTTGGTGTCACCACTTGGCTTAGGGGTGACATCGGTTTGGGACCGACTGGTTCGTGGAGAATCTGGAGTTCGCTTATTACCCACGACTTTATCTGACGGTCTAAATACTCTAATTGCTGGTCAAGTACCGAGTCACACAGAACAAACAAACGGCTTGAATGAATCCGAGTATCTGTCACCTAAAGATCGTAAGCGTGTCGATCTGTTCACATTATTCGCTCTGGCAGCGGCGGAAGAAGCTTTAACTCAAGCGGATTGGCACCCTACTTCTGTCGACGATCAAGAAGCCACCGCCACTATCATTGCCACTGGCATTGGTGGTTTGCCGACGATCACTCAAGCGCACACAACCTTAGTGGAACAAGGTGCACGACGTCTTTCCCCTTTCACGGTTCCGGCTTTTCTTGCCAACCTTGCAGCAGGTAACGTGTCTATCAAACACGGATTCAAAGGACCGATAGGAACACCAGTGACCGCTTGTGCGGCGGGCGTACAAGCGATTGGTGATGCAATGCGTCTATTGCGTACGGGTGAAGCGAAAGTGGCTCTGGCTGGCGGAACGGAAGCTTGCATTGATCCTTTGTCGCTAGCTGGGTTTGGCGCACTTAAGGCGCTTTCTACCCGCAATGATGATCCAGAAAAAGCCTCGCGTCCTTTCGATAAAGGTCGTGACGGTTTTGTAATGGGCGAAGGTGCAGGCTTAGTAGTGCTAGAGACGCTGGAGCATGCTTTAGCACGAGGCGCGACTCCATTAGTTGAGGTCGTAGGTTATGGTACCAGTGGCGATGCGTATCACCTGACGTCTGGGCCAGAAAATGGCGAAGGTGCCGCGCGAGCCATGCAAACGGCATTAACCATGGCTGGTATTTCAGCTGAGCAAATTGGCTACGTGAATGCTCATGCGACCTCCACTCCGGTGGGGGATCGAGGCGAGATAAACGCCTTGCGTCGCGTGTTTGGCGAGAAAGTAACGGAGGTGGCGATTTCTTCGACTAAATCTGCCACGGGGCATTTGCTCGGCGCGGCTGGTGGCGTCGAAACCATTTTCAGTGCGCAAGCACTTATCACAGGTGTTCTACCGCCCACTCTTAACCTTGAGAACCCAGAAGACGAAATGGCCGATTTGGATCTTATCCCATTGGTTTCACGTGAAAAAAAGGTTGATTACGTGTTGTGTAATGGCTTTGGTTTTGGCGGAGTGAATGCGGCGCTGATACTGAAACGTTTTACGGCCAAGGAATAA